Part of the Pedobacter roseus genome is shown below.
CTTGTTTTTTGAAATGGAGCCTTCGCCCCTGTCAATATCCCTGAAATACGCTCAGGGGTATCTTTAGTCTCTCTCGAATCGACCAGAATAACCACCAGGTCGTTCTTGTATTTTTGCTGTAATTGTTCCAACAGCGGAAACTTATAAATACAGGTACTGCACCATGATGCCCAAAAATCGAGCAGGACAATTTTATCCTTATACTGGTTGAGTTTTAAGCTATCGGCTACTTTTGATCCTTGATTGATCCATAAAAATGAAGCATTCAAAACGGCTTCAGGCAGCTTATCTCCTATTTTTAATGGCTCGATGATGGCTGTTTGTGCAGCAGCACTGCAGGATAGTAAAACTAAAAATGTAGCAACCTGCATCCGTAAACTGATTTTTCGTTTTAAACGGTTCAGTATCATTTCGCTTCTGGATAAAGCAGAGAGCAAGGATAAGTTTTTTAAATCCTCCGGATATTGACGTGGATGACCATCCCCTTGCTTTAATGCTAAAAAATCCTTTTTGGTACTAAATGGATCTGGCAATGTTGAACTTTTAGGGCATAGCGATGCCACTACGTTAAAAAATATACTTTTTCGCATAGGTTATTTAAATGAAATAATTTTAACTTTAGGCCATACGATCCCATCCGCTCCAATTAATTGGTGGCAGCAATCGTAACCCGCCGGCCAATAAACATCCTGATCTACTGGCAGGCGATTAAACCTTTTTATTAAATAAGAAAATTAGTGCTGAAAAATGCCCTATAAGCAACAGTTATAACCATTATTAACCTTAAGAATTTACTGTTGATATAGGGCAAAACGGTGCCTAAACGGGATTTTTTGGCTTTAAAGGATATAACCAGTTAAAAGGGCATTTCTGTGGAATTGTAACATGGGATGAGGGATGATTTTGGGATATAGCAACAGCAGGAAAACTACCTTGATTAAAGGTAAACGGATTGATAAATACGTTAGTTTCCTGTCTCATTTTTAATATGAATAATAAGTAAAGAAAAAGGCAATGCAAAAACCTTTAAAATGGCAACAGATATAACAAACATCCATTACGATGCTGTTATCCTGCTTTAGCAGCCAAAAGGTAATAAGACTTAAACCCCTTATTGATACCTTGT
Proteins encoded:
- a CDS encoding TlpA family protein disulfide reductase, with the protein product MRKSIFFNVVASLCPKSSTLPDPFSTKKDFLALKQGDGHPRQYPEDLKNLSLLSALSRSEMILNRLKRKISLRMQVATFLVLLSCSAAAQTAIIEPLKIGDKLPEAVLNASFLWINQGSKVADSLKLNQYKDKIVLLDFWASWCSTCIYKFPLLEQLQQKYKNDLVVILVDSRETKDTPERISGILTGAKAPFQKTSLPTIYGDTLLTKIFPHRYLPHYVWFGKDGTLKMISSAELLNAETVNALLYQPLKTPQKQ